DNA from Cheilinus undulatus linkage group 20, ASM1832078v1, whole genome shotgun sequence:
ACTTAATTTGACTCTGTACAAAAGTTCTCTTCAATACATGAGAGTTGATATGATTTGTGAGATGTTTCTAGGTTTACTGTACAAAAGCttaaaaaggcaagaaaattacatttgtttttgttgttgggaTTAAACTTGTGAATGATGCTGGTACAAATCTAAAAATATGCAAttcagttttgattttgaaGAAAATTGTAAAGTTACTTTTGAGTCTTTTCAATGCATTTGTCTGTTATTGTTTCTCTGCACTTGTGAAAGTTAGTAGCTTAAAGGAACAAGAATGTAGGATAGGCTTTTATAAGCAGTTTGCTTCTGCCTATGGCTTTTCAGTCATTACTCAACACATGACTACTGACTTTGTTTAAACCATCtacaatgttgattttttttttttaattttggttggTGACTAAACAAAAACTACAACTACTACTTGCTGACATCCAAGGAGTGCAGTTCCCCACGTCTTTAAATGGCCATAAACAAGCACCAAAAAAATTCCCGTCCTCTTTTTCAACTCATTCAGCATCCACTCAGTCCATCTCCTCTCTATACTTCTTTAAAATAATTGTGCTAATAAACAGTTGCGAACTATTTATGTGCTCTAACATAATACATTAACTTTGGATTTCCGTACACAAGAAAGCAGAGAAATGTGGACCACAATATAACTAGCATAGAAACCACTCTGCCAACTAGTGCTTTGGCAAAGTATTAAAAATTTAGGCAGTAGTGTGACGCAGAAGTGTAAATCAAGTTTTGACCTGCATGGCGGACTGAAGGCTGGTGGTGCTAGCAGTGCTAACTTTAGCTACACTTGGCAAACCAGTTTCACTTTGTGTACTGTCTACTGTCCCCTCTGAGATAAACAGTGCTAAATTTTGACAGGGGTGTTTTCTTAATGTAGATGCATTTAGAATTTGCATGTAGCTGGATTTTAATTAGTCGTTGAGGAACATCCCTAGTTGCGTGCCGCTGTTGTAATGCTTATTCTAAGAGTGAAACTTCTGCCTGAATCTTTGTTATTGAAATCAGCCCGAGCTGTTACTTTTATGTTGCATAACTTTATGGCTGAAGTCATTCTTTGTTTGACTATGTTTCCATTGGAAAGAGTATCACATTCGTGACGGGCATATAGCATGAGCACaatgaaaaattgtttaaatatcGCCTCTGATCTCAGATAGAAGTCATAGAATAAACAAAAGCATGTGCTGTatgtttacataaaaacaacttttaacaTTCCTGTCATGTTCTCCAAACGTAAGAGTGGAATGTCATCGTCagtacataaatacatttacaatAACTACAACTCTGAAAATATTACGTGGTCAATTCAAAATAACACTTAGATAAACATTTAAAGTACATTATTatacaacaaaactgaaatgagaGACCATGTTTGAAACAACACAggacaaaataattttacatgATGTGAAATATACATTATTAATCAAACTTTTTTACATGTACAATTTTCATTCACTGACATACATTATATTACAGCGAGGATGGAGTCTCAGTTAATGGTAGGACAAGTGCATAGCAAAATAGATCATTTGACCGAGTTAAAGAAACACATAAAACTGACAAACCAGCTTtagaaaacaacattaaaaaccaCGTTTAAGGCAAATCTCGTCATTTAAAATTGGCATAGTCTGAGAAAATGTCGACAAAGTCTTGTACCACCCTGTAGCAGAAGTCATATTGTTCCTGTGGGGgaaaagacaataaaacagaaGATATGGCCCATTTAAGTCAAGTTAAAGCAAGTAAAAGGAATGATTATGGGATTAActtatttatgacatttttaaatactttaatgGTTCTTACCACAGTTTGGACCATATGAGGCCTCTGCATGCGTAAACTCTTCACAGTTTGGAACACGTCCAGCAGGCCCTCTGCTTTGACTCGCTCCAAGATGTTACTCAGTGCAATGAACGTACCTGTTCGCCCTGCACCAGCACTGcagcacaaaaacataaaactctTCAACTTTGCAAATGCACCCTTGAAATATGCAGCAGACCCCTGAAATATGATATCGTAAACCTAAAATGTGTTGCTAAAACTGTGGTTTTTAGCTACCTGCAGTGCACGACGATGGGATGGTTCccagactgctgctgctgtctctgcACCGAAGCGATGATGTCGATCATGCCCTTCCCCTCGGCTGGGATGCCGATCTCTGGCCAGCCGTGGAAGTGGAAGTGCCTGATCACCCTCGTCTGCTTCTCCTGTGAGAGGAAATGCACAGCAGACGAGACGTTATTATACCTTTCAAATGTGATTTATTAGCAGCACATGAAGATGTAATGGCAGGTGCGATGTCAGTATAGGTTAAGTGAGCAGCAGATGAGTGGTGGACTGATAGGTGCTGATTCTGGAGGCAGGAATGCACTGCCGAGCCTTTGAGAGGTAATGTGGGTCGATTGCAACTAAATATATGAGATGGGAGGTTTCCACTTGATCATCCTAAACACATCCTGACAAACACATTTATCCTGGATGCCTTAACAGTTGTGATTCTTTAGAAGACAGTTGTGTGAAGTCCTCAGTATTTTttctctcaaccaaaacaataacacgACATGATGAGTACAGACCAGCCCAACCCTCCGCCAatctctgtgtatttttttagtaAGTATAATTCAATAAGGCTCTCAACTGCAGTACTTGTATAAGACAAACTGCTTCATCTGGTAGGATTTTGTTCCAtacaaaaagttattttcaaatTCTTCATCAAAGTTGTGGTTTCTTattatttatgactttttaaagtccaaaattaagtttttttcctcctttatttaaagctttataAACTAGTCATACAACATTATATCAGAAATTCTGAGCTTGGGGTGCAGTTGGCCTAGCAGTTAGCTTGCCCCCCCCCATATGTAcatgggcggcccgggttcaagtctggctcctttcccgcatgtctctccccaatcTCTGagctttttttgtgaaaattaaaGGATCATCCTTTTTTGAAGTGGCCCTAAAAAGCTGTCGTATTATCACAATATTGAACAATATTGCatgtctcatttttttgtcatattttttgggCACATAAATTACCCATATGTAAACCTACATAAACTAGAATAACTTGTGTTATTTCATATTGCGGTATACTAGCGTAtcaaagaaagaagagagatTGCTAGGCTAACTGACAGTAACTGGATACAATGCTGAGGGTTTATAAAGTCTTTTGGGGTCATTTTTCCACATTATGCCTCAGCTTTCTGCTGTCCTTGTCAAGGTCAAAGACTCACAACCATAAACCACAACACACAACCATAACACCTTTACACTATTTATAGCGGAGCAGGGTaagcagacagaaaaacaacctTCTTTCTGGGACTGCAtacacaaagagaaaacatgcagggaatcatttatcattttcagcTAAAAGCTCATTTTTACTGCCAGCACACGATAGATGCTGGCAGGAACACCTGTGCTGGTTAGGCAAGAGATGACCTGAATATACCAGGTTGGGCcaaaatcatcatcattatcagcTAGAGAAGAATGCTAATAGGCAAAAACAAAGTCCTCCTACTGAACTGCATAACCCTCAAACTTACTTGACTGGAAGTtattaaaatgaatatattCCATTGACAAAATAGTGCTTCAAAGTAGTAACAGTCTTACTGGCAAGCTTCCAGAATACACAATCGAAAAAGAGACCAATAGAGCCATAAATGCCTTTTAATCTTAACAGTTCAATGTGTTTAAACAGCCTCACTGACAGCTGAGTGATCGTGCACGTGTATTTGCTTACCGGGACAAAGGTGAGTACCAAGTCTCGTAGACTGAAGGTGTCACACAGTGTGTCTCCCTTCAGCTCTACTGTGTAATCTCCATATGTGACTGAGTCCTCAGTGGGCCAGTACTGACAACATTTGTCCTGCAGAATTAAACCATTACAGTGTTTAACCAATGCATTTAGAAAAGTATGCTATTGTTGCTCTGCTGTAGTGTTAAATGGAGTCATCATTCTTTCTAATCAACAGCTTTCACAGCTCACCTGCTCCCTCTCCTGGAGCTCAGTGAGCATCACAATAGAGTGACATTTCCACTCCCACACCATCCTCCAGAAATCCTCCACTGTGGTCGGCAGAGGGCCCTGCGTGGCAATGAAGTAGTCTTTTTGTCTGTAGCCCTAAATCACATGTAAACAAGGATTTAGTCATGCATCCTCTGAGTTTTAGCGAGCTGTTCTGTTACAGATATGAAAGCATGAGGTCATAAAATTGTGCTTACATCTATAAAGGATGCGTTGATGTAATCGGTGAACTCCTGACCTCTTCTCATGGAAAGAATAACTCTGTTGAAGTCATCTGAAACgggaataaaacaggaaactcaCAAAAAGTTCAGAATTGAGCAGCTTGTAAACATGTTCACAGAGTGGCAGGTATAAAATGTAGCTCTCTGTTAAAACTAACAGAAAGTGAATGTTGCTACATACgtggcaaaaataaagacaaacaataaaatacaatctgtttttgtgtcttccTTACATGGAATAATTTGCAGAACTCGGTTCTTCTTCATGTTGGCAGGAAGGTTCCCCGTTCTCATGTTCTCCTTCATTATTCGCATGTTGGTCAGTTTCTATTCCGAAAGAAAACAAACGTATAAATGTCGAATATGATTTCACAGACACATTTAAATAGGAAGCCAAAGTCAAGTTACACTTCTGCTGTGTTGAATAGTTAAGGTATGGATCTATGCAAAGAAAGAAGCAGATTATATCTTCAACTAGGAGTAAGCAGTAGGGCTGCTTGATTATGGCACTAATCATTATCAagtaggcctgggcgatatggcctaaaaatcatatcacagtatttttcttgcctttgacgatgACGGTATTTtatcacggtattacaaaattaaaaagagataatgctttttaatccaaattcaagtgttattaacccccttctccccttaaaacaagcctttgatggcatactcaatttatctaagtataggaacacagaaaacatgttttatttttttttgagtctctctaggtttacttctgtctacctgcactccaagtttcgcatttcatctctaacctgatgaggtgtgttaagctgctaatgacttgaacacgtttGCTAGTTAAGGTGTTCAcagtaaaagtgtttcagaaaaataacagctgcgGACTTTGATTTTGAAGAGGTTGACGGAAGCTTGACGgaagtattattattatcatgccGATAATAATGTGCATCCCTGATATTAGTTATTTAAATCAATAAGAAAGCTTTTAAGGTTTCGCTGAGCTTTACAACACTATCATTATTGTAATACCTGTTGTTATTGTATTTATAAGTTTTTAGGTCTTACTGTCACAGGACTGCATAAGATTAAGCTAggaataattttctcttttatgAAAAATTAGGTCTatgtaatacaaaaaaatgtgttttataaaatgttagGTAATTGTgcaatagataaataaaaattgaaGAGTGCATATAAGCCTtaactcacatttttaaatgtatttcctGCTCTCCATCTTTTACACAGTatctctctgtgtctgcagaATGCAAATAAGTTTATTTGTCAAGAACAATGGCTCACTTTGTTAACTGGAGTTATTCACAAGGCATTTATCTCTCGCACACAGTTTACACTCATTCATTTCTGTGGAAGACTACAGTAGGGTAGACTGCAAGGCAAAATAAGTTTAGATGTATTTCAACTTCCAAAATGAagatcattatttaaaattagTTATAGAATTTAGATTAAAGAAGTGCTTGCGTGTCTCTGGGCGAGCTTCACAATCCTTTATTATCATTGCATTTCattgtgtttattctgtttttaagtttgGGTTTTACTGCCATGGGACAATGAAAGATCAAGCTGAATCTACTGATATGTCATTCTTTTCACAACTAAATCGGCACCGATCAAACAGAAGATAGCCTACAGCTAGATTAAACTTCATCTGGCTACATCTAAATGAATTCAAGCATGGATAATATACTCTATGGAAAGTGTAAAGTGTACAGATGCGGAGTGAGGAaccaaaaatactttttactacTTCCTGTGATAAATTCAGTGTTTTGCAGTATGTTTAGTTTTGTGAATACTCAGGATATGAAATTAACATCAGGATGAAACTGTGATTGATTTCCCAGCCTTAGCACCATTTAAATACAAGCACGTAAGAGATTTTAAATAGCCTTGGTTTCAAATAAACAGTGGAAAGATTATTCCATTATCAGTAATAAATGAAGTGAGAAGACTTGAAATAAACTCCTCCTGGgtttttgtatatattttgttgcataatttgctgctctttgatatgatgtttttgatttgGACTTGGAAGTTGAGCTCATACCTTAAACTCCTCCTCAAGACCGACCCGGTCACCATTTGCAAAGGTGTTGTGTAATTTGTGCAGATGTCCTTCCAGAGATGACACATCCAGCTCTGTGTCTCCATAGAGGTAGTATTCAAGCAGGGCCTGGTAGATGAATGAGTACTGCATCTGtggtggagaaaaaaacacacctttGATTTGCACATTTGgattttataaaatattcagGGACAAACTGATACCATATTGCCTGTTAAGTATTTGACAAATGGCTGAAATAAATAATCTTGCTTCAGACTCACATCTGTCTGAATGAGCTGTGATCGCTGCTCTCGTATCTTAGCGACAAACCCAAACACATCCACTTTCTGCTCTGCGTGCATCATGTCGATCATGGCGTCTATTACGATGAAGGTTCCTGTCCTCCCAACACCAGCgctgcagaaaacaaaaacaaaccacaaTCCTCAGCTGACACTTGCATGTTCATGGACAACAGCAGTGAAACAAAGGGACATCTGTGCCTGTAAACACATGGATTGCCCGAGTCATTCAAAATACTTCCAGCTACAGATGACAGCTTGTTTTCCAGCAGACACACAAAGCAGTTATTCAAGCTGAAAAGATATTTATCTCCATAGAAACTTacaaggaaacaaaaaacaattaaaacgcCAAGGAATCAACCAAATACCTGCAGTGGACCACAATAGGTCCAGAGAATGGTGGGTTGACAGCTTTGACCTTTTTGAGGAACTTGAGCATGCCGATCGGGGAGAAAGGAACTCCAAAGTCAGGCCAGCTGGTGAAGTGGAGCTGGGTGACAAGCCTGGGAGTCTTAGCCACATCGCTAGCTTGCtacacagcaacacaaacagacaaacagtcAGAAAATATACAGAATCAAAGATACACATCACTACAGCCCCCCGGAAGACATGCATGCactttttgattgttttctagAGATCTGGATTATCACATTATCATAGGAAAACAAGCTTTGCCATCCCAAGATAATGagataaatcatttaaaatctcaACTTGTCATCACAGCACAACGGGGTATAATCAAATGTTTGGGTTTTTGTCTACCTTGAGCCTCTTTCAACAGAGAAGTTTGCTGTGTCATCTTCCTGTTCAAAAATTTGCAAACCAATGAAAACAGCTCTACAACCAACTTCTAGGCCCTGAACCGCTGTTGTAGAGTGCATGTTTACtttaatatgatacaaaatgacacaatacaataacttagtggttttcaaactttgtttGCCCAAGACACACCTAAGAACAAGCCAAAACCTATAGGCACACAAACATTCATATCCATAAAAAACTTCTCTAATACATGTTGTGGTATCTGTAGTTTTTGTAGAGTTGTGGTAATAACACATGGCTGTAAAAAACTGCTACAGTACACTTAGACTTAGACCACGAAACCACTGCAATAACTGATCGAATTATTACCATACAATACAACATTATACGATACAATGCAATGTGGTAAGATGCCAAAAGTGTTATATGATATGATTTAACTAAATGATACAACCATACTatatcataccatactgtaTCAGACCAGACCTTACTACACTGTATAACTAATGAATGATCAAACAGTAAGAAAAGGTACATTAAAAAAGCTTACGAAATGATATCATACTATATGATactatacaatacaatgcaataagGGAAGACTTAATGCAAAGACAATATAACATGAGATGATATCTAACAAACATCCATACCATACTCCACCATGTCATACCATACAATAATGAAATCATCTATTCTATCTACCATGTTACAACACCATCCCATCCATGCCATAATGAAATCATCTATACTATCTataccataacataccataTAATATGATAGGAAAGCTTACTGTTGGTTACTGTACTACACATTGAGATACAATATTTGGCCCAAATTAAAGATATTATCTCTGTAGAGCAATTTTGCTGTGATTGATACACTGTGAGACAATTACATAATAATGCATAACATTATATCCCTAACCGTTCTTATTTAGTGTTCATTGGTATCGGTTTCACCTCTTAACACACCacattgtttttcttctttacaCCACTGTTTAACATTATCCCACTATCTTCTTCTTTCATCCCACTGTTACCTTCTTCTTAGACTAACTGAACTTCCAATACAAGCACAACCTTAAAGAGTCATGAAAAAGTGAGTCAAGTTAGCAAGGGATCtgtttaaaatgctgtttttaaatatatttaaatactgATATTTGGCACAGATGAAACAACATATTAGCTACAGCAATATTATATCACTAGAATTATATTTTGTCCAACTTTTACTGAATACATAAAAGAGCAGCCATTGCAAAACTTGAGAATGCCAAAGCCCACATAGAAATTCAAAAATACTCTACAGTCAATCCAAGACCTCAAATGAAACCAGTCAACTTTTAGGCAAAaactttctgtatttttgttgaaaaacagaaagatttGATATGAAGTCATCCTACAGCAATGTTCTAGATGTAACTTCTACATCTACATACAATTAACTAtggaaagcaacaaaaaaaatggaaataatgcATTGTTTAACAAAACATGCGGTCTCTTTACTGCCCACACTTTATGAACTCAGTTCTACAGAgcttatattttttttgttattcatACATTCAAAAATGCTCTGAATTCAGAAAAGCCTGTTTTTCTACAAAAAGGGAATTCATTTCAGGatacaacacattttaaaaaaacatcatccaTGTTTCtgtttaacataaaaacaactccatcaacaacacaaacacttcTTTAACTCACATATTGCACACAAAACTTGCGTATGGTGTAGTCGACGAGCACGGTGAAGTCTTCCACAGCCACCCTAACATT
Protein-coding regions in this window:
- the ptprea gene encoding receptor-type tyrosine-protein phosphatase epsilon isoform X1 → MVPLLFLVATTTTSNSTGNGNHTKEDVTSSNQHILPTVLVLSLLLLIFALLAWYFLRLKNQRKAVVTTVDKKVPNGILEEQEQQTVVLLPRSPSASKTYLPIPVDHLEEEYRLRSADDGKLFREEYNSLPGGNAHGTYEEANKDENKEKNRYPNILPYDHSRVVLTQLDGNPCSDYVNASYIDGFTEKNKFIAAQGPKEDTVADFWRMIWEQKVATVVMLTNIKERKEDKCYQYWPDQGCWTYGNVRVAVEDFTVLVDYTIRKFCVQYQASDVAKTPRLVTQLHFTSWPDFGVPFSPIGMLKFLKKVKAVNPPFSGPIVVHCSAGVGRTGTFIVIDAMIDMMHAEQKVDVFGFVAKIREQRSQLIQTDMQYSFIYQALLEYYLYGDTELDVSSLEGHLHKLHNTFANGDRVGLEEEFKKLTNMRIMKENMRTGNLPANMKKNRVLQIIPYDFNRVILSMRRGQEFTDYINASFIDGYRQKDYFIATQGPLPTTVEDFWRMVWEWKCHSIVMLTELQEREQDKCCQYWPTEDSVTYGDYTVELKGDTLCDTFSLRDLVLTFVPEKQTRVIRHFHFHGWPEIGIPAEGKGMIDIIASVQRQQQQSGNHPIVVHCSAGAGRTGTFIALSNILERVKAEGLLDVFQTVKSLRMQRPHMVQTVEQYDFCYRVVQDFVDIFSDYANFK
- the ptprea gene encoding receptor-type tyrosine-protein phosphatase epsilon isoform X2 yields the protein MVPLLFLVATTTTSNSTGNGNHTKDVTSSNQHILPTVLVLSLLLLIFALLAWYFLRLKNQRKAVVTTVDKKVPNGILEEQEQQTVVLLPRSPSASKTYLPIPVDHLEEEYRLRSADDGKLFREEYNSLPGGNAHGTYEEANKDENKEKNRYPNILPYDHSRVVLTQLDGNPCSDYVNASYIDGFTEKNKFIAAQGPKEDTVADFWRMIWEQKVATVVMLTNIKERKEDKCYQYWPDQGCWTYGNVRVAVEDFTVLVDYTIRKFCVQYQASDVAKTPRLVTQLHFTSWPDFGVPFSPIGMLKFLKKVKAVNPPFSGPIVVHCSAGVGRTGTFIVIDAMIDMMHAEQKVDVFGFVAKIREQRSQLIQTDMQYSFIYQALLEYYLYGDTELDVSSLEGHLHKLHNTFANGDRVGLEEEFKKLTNMRIMKENMRTGNLPANMKKNRVLQIIPYDFNRVILSMRRGQEFTDYINASFIDGYRQKDYFIATQGPLPTTVEDFWRMVWEWKCHSIVMLTELQEREQDKCCQYWPTEDSVTYGDYTVELKGDTLCDTFSLRDLVLTFVPEKQTRVIRHFHFHGWPEIGIPAEGKGMIDIIASVQRQQQQSGNHPIVVHCSAGAGRTGTFIALSNILERVKAEGLLDVFQTVKSLRMQRPHMVQTVEQYDFCYRVVQDFVDIFSDYANFK
- the ptprea gene encoding receptor-type tyrosine-protein phosphatase epsilon isoform X3 is translated as MRKNSLSSFRWLKNQRKAVVTTVDKKVPNGILEEQEQQTVVLLPRSPSASKTYLPIPVDHLEEEYRLRSADDGKLFREEYNSLPGGNAHGTYEEANKDENKEKNRYPNILPYDHSRVVLTQLDGNPCSDYVNASYIDGFTEKNKFIAAQGPKEDTVADFWRMIWEQKVATVVMLTNIKERKEDKCYQYWPDQGCWTYGNVRVAVEDFTVLVDYTIRKFCVQYQASDVAKTPRLVTQLHFTSWPDFGVPFSPIGMLKFLKKVKAVNPPFSGPIVVHCSAGVGRTGTFIVIDAMIDMMHAEQKVDVFGFVAKIREQRSQLIQTDMQYSFIYQALLEYYLYGDTELDVSSLEGHLHKLHNTFANGDRVGLEEEFKKLTNMRIMKENMRTGNLPANMKKNRVLQIIPYDFNRVILSMRRGQEFTDYINASFIDGYRQKDYFIATQGPLPTTVEDFWRMVWEWKCHSIVMLTELQEREQDKCCQYWPTEDSVTYGDYTVELKGDTLCDTFSLRDLVLTFVPEKQTRVIRHFHFHGWPEIGIPAEGKGMIDIIASVQRQQQQSGNHPIVVHCSAGAGRTGTFIALSNILERVKAEGLLDVFQTVKSLRMQRPHMVQTVEQYDFCYRVVQDFVDIFSDYANFK